One stretch of Rhodothalassiaceae bacterium DNA includes these proteins:
- a CDS encoding ABC transporter permease, whose amino-acid sequence MLSFWDLVAILLVLGALVFLAEASRGLVRPLPEPGVSAITLDPAALPGYAARTTLRMLAAMALSLLFTFTYATWAAKSRRAEVVLMPLLDILQSVPILGFISVTVVFFMSLAPGRMLGAEFAAIFAIFTSQAWNMAFSFYQSLRTVPEELQEAARSFRLGPWMRFWRLEVPFAMPALVWNMMMSMSGGWFFVVASEAISVGDTTVALPGIGSYIALAIAERDLGAIGWAVGAMLVVILIYDQLLFRPLVAWADRFRFEQEGGAVPPRSWVLMALRRSRLVSLAIAPVASVWRWTYRAMPKAGNPSHETRLSERTARWTDRLWYAVVIAVAGLALWKVAQFVSTGVSLAEAGTAVLYGLATMARVSVLIAIASAIWVPIGVWIGLRPNAARFAQPVAQFMAAFPANLLFPFAVSAVAAFRLDPDIWLSPLMVLGTQWYILFNVIAGASTIPGELRDIGTNLRVRGWLWWRRIALPAIFPFYLTGAITASGGSWNASIVAEVASWGQDKLQAHGLGAYIAQATEAGDFHRIVLGISVMSAFVVVINRAFWRPLYARAERKFRLG is encoded by the coding sequence ATGCTGAGCTTCTGGGACCTTGTCGCGATTCTCCTGGTCCTTGGCGCCCTGGTCTTCCTGGCCGAGGCCAGCCGCGGGCTCGTCCGGCCGCTCCCCGAGCCCGGTGTGAGCGCCATCACGCTCGATCCCGCTGCCCTGCCGGGCTACGCCGCGCGGACGACGCTGCGCATGCTGGCGGCGATGGCGCTGTCGCTGCTCTTCACGTTCACCTATGCGACCTGGGCCGCAAAGAGTCGGCGTGCCGAAGTCGTCCTGATGCCTCTCCTCGACATCCTGCAGTCGGTCCCGATCCTCGGCTTCATTTCGGTCACGGTCGTCTTCTTCATGTCGCTGGCCCCCGGGCGGATGCTGGGCGCCGAGTTTGCCGCCATCTTCGCCATTTTCACCAGCCAAGCCTGGAACATGGCGTTCAGCTTCTACCAGTCGCTGCGGACGGTCCCCGAGGAGCTGCAGGAAGCCGCGCGGTCGTTCCGGCTCGGCCCCTGGATGCGGTTCTGGCGCCTCGAGGTTCCGTTCGCCATGCCGGCGCTCGTCTGGAACATGATGATGTCGATGTCGGGCGGCTGGTTCTTCGTCGTCGCCTCGGAGGCGATCAGCGTCGGCGACACGACCGTCGCGCTGCCGGGGATCGGCTCCTATATCGCGCTCGCCATCGCCGAGCGCGATCTGGGCGCCATCGGCTGGGCCGTCGGCGCCATGCTCGTGGTCATCCTGATCTACGACCAGCTCCTGTTCCGGCCGCTCGTCGCCTGGGCCGACCGGTTCCGCTTCGAGCAGGAAGGGGGCGCTGTGCCGCCGCGCTCGTGGGTGCTTATGGCGCTCAGGCGCTCGCGCCTCGTGAGCCTCGCGATCGCGCCGGTCGCTTCGGTCTGGCGGTGGACCTATCGGGCCATGCCAAAGGCGGGCAATCCAAGCCATGAGACTCGGCTCTCCGAGCGCACCGCCCGATGGACCGACCGGCTCTGGTATGCGGTCGTGATCGCGGTCGCCGGGCTCGCCCTTTGGAAGGTCGCGCAGTTCGTTTCAACGGGCGTTTCGCTCGCCGAGGCGGGGACGGCCGTCCTCTACGGCCTCGCGACCATGGCCCGTGTGTCCGTGCTGATCGCCATCGCGAGCGCGATCTGGGTGCCGATAGGGGTCTGGATCGGTCTCCGCCCGAATGCCGCGCGCTTCGCACAGCCGGTCGCGCAGTTCATGGCGGCCTTCCCGGCCAACCTCCTGTTCCCCTTCGCCGTCTCGGCCGTCGCGGCGTTCCGTCTCGATCCCGACATCTGGCTGAGCCCGCTGATGGTCCTCGGAACCCAGTGGTACATTCTGTTCAACGTGATCGCGGGCGCCTCGACCATACCGGGCGAGCTGCGCGACATCGGCACGAATCTGCGCGTGCGCGGGTGGCTGTGGTGGCGCAGGATCGCGCTTCCCGCCATCTTTCCCTTCTATCTGACCGGCGCCATCACCGCCTCGGGCGGGTCCTGGAACGCCAGCATTGTGGCCGAGGTGGCGAGCTGGGGGCAGGACAAGCTGCAGGCGCACGGGCTCGGCGCCTACATCGCGCAAGCGACCGAAGCCGGGGACTTCCATCGCATCGTCCTCGGCATCTCCGTGATGAGCGCTTTTGTCGTTGTCATCAACCGTGCGTTCTGGCGCCCGCTCTATGCGCGCGCCGAACGCAAGTTCCGCCTCGGCTGA
- a CDS encoding ABC transporter ATP-binding protein — protein MDAVPLLEVRGLRKSFPKADGGELLVLDGIDLRLKEGEIVGLLGRSGSGKSTLLRLIAGLARPAGGSIAYLGRALDGPAEGIAMVFQGFALFPWLTVLENVELGLEALGLPREEVRRRALEAIDMIGLDGFESAYPRELSGGMRQRVGFARALVVHPNILLMDEPFSALDVLTAETLRTDFLDLWAEGQLPIKGVILVTHNIEEAILMCDRVLVFASNPGRIVSEIEVGLPHPRDRLDPTFRDLVERVYVELTAKPATERAVARAERFPGVGIGTILPRVSSNLLSGLIEAVAGPPYNGQADLPVIAAALSMEIDDLFPVAETLQMLRFAELAGGDVRLTPEGKRFAEADTDERKRLFAQHLLTYVALAAHIRRVLDERPSHRAPWSRFADEIEDHMSPEAAEQTLRAVISWGRYAEVFAYDDQTQTFSLENP, from the coding sequence ATGGATGCCGTGCCCCTGCTGGAAGTGCGCGGCCTGCGCAAGTCGTTCCCCAAGGCCGACGGCGGCGAGCTGCTCGTCCTCGACGGCATCGATCTGAGGCTGAAGGAAGGCGAGATCGTCGGCCTGCTCGGCCGTTCGGGGTCCGGCAAGTCCACGCTCCTCCGGCTGATCGCGGGGCTCGCCCGGCCGGCCGGCGGCTCCATCGCCTATCTCGGCCGGGCGCTGGACGGCCCGGCCGAGGGGATTGCCATGGTGTTCCAGGGCTTCGCGCTCTTTCCCTGGCTGACCGTTCTCGAAAACGTCGAGCTCGGCCTCGAGGCGCTCGGTCTGCCGCGGGAGGAAGTGCGCCGCCGTGCGCTTGAGGCGATCGACATGATCGGCCTCGACGGCTTCGAATCCGCCTATCCCCGCGAGCTCTCGGGCGGCATGCGCCAGCGCGTGGGCTTCGCGCGCGCGCTCGTCGTCCATCCCAACATCCTGCTGATGGACGAGCCGTTCTCCGCGCTCGACGTGCTGACCGCAGAGACGCTGCGCACCGACTTTCTGGACCTCTGGGCCGAAGGGCAGCTTCCGATCAAGGGCGTCATCCTCGTCACCCATAACATCGAGGAAGCGATCCTCATGTGCGATCGCGTGCTCGTGTTCGCGAGCAATCCGGGACGGATCGTGAGCGAGATCGAGGTCGGTCTGCCCCACCCGCGGGACCGGCTCGACCCGACCTTCCGCGATCTCGTCGAGCGGGTTTATGTGGAGCTGACCGCCAAGCCCGCCACCGAGCGCGCGGTGGCACGGGCCGAGCGGTTTCCGGGGGTGGGCATCGGCACGATCCTGCCGCGCGTCTCGTCGAATCTGCTGTCGGGCCTGATCGAGGCGGTCGCCGGGCCGCCTTACAATGGTCAAGCCGACCTACCCGTGATCGCGGCCGCGCTCAGCATGGAGATAGACGACCTGTTCCCGGTCGCCGAGACGCTGCAGATGCTCAGGTTCGCCGAGCTGGCCGGTGGCGACGTCAGGCTCACCCCCGAGGGGAAGCGCTTCGCGGAAGCGGACACCGACGAACGCAAGCGCCTGTTCGCCCAGCATCTGCTCACCTACGTTGCGCTCGCGGCCCACATCCGCCGGGTGCTCGACGAGCGTCCGAGCCACCGGGCCCCATGGAGCCGCTTCGCCGACGAGATCGAGGACCACATGTCGCCGGAGGCGGCGGAGCAGACGCTGCGTGCGGTCATCAGCTGGGGGCGCTATGCCGAGGTCTTCGCCTACGACGATCAGACGCAGACCTTCAGCCTGGAAAATCCCTGA
- the uppP gene encoding undecaprenyl-diphosphatase: MEFWHTAVLAIVQGITEFLPISSSAHLILVPKITGWSDQGLMIDIALHIGTLAAVMAYFHRETAGMIRGGFRLLGGDSRSLEARLALYVAIATLPVVMGGLLLKGFVATEGRNALLIALTTIGFGVVLWLADLNGKKDGRTPFEGMTLEAALVIGLAQVLALIPGVSRSGITMTAALFLGYRRDAAARFSLLLSIPTTAAAGTLVGVDIWKSGDAALQLDAVVASGLSFLAALAAIAGLMAWLRRSTFAPFVIYRIVLGCALLAWLA, from the coding sequence ATGGAGTTCTGGCACACCGCGGTCCTGGCGATCGTTCAGGGGATCACAGAATTTCTGCCGATCAGCTCGTCGGCGCACTTGATCCTCGTTCCGAAGATCACCGGATGGTCGGATCAGGGGCTGATGATCGACATCGCCCTGCACATCGGCACGCTGGCGGCGGTCATGGCATACTTTCACCGGGAAACCGCCGGCATGATCCGCGGCGGCTTTCGCCTCCTCGGTGGCGATTCGAGGAGCCTGGAGGCCCGCCTCGCCCTCTACGTGGCCATCGCCACATTGCCTGTCGTCATGGGCGGGCTCCTGCTCAAGGGGTTCGTCGCAACGGAGGGGCGCAATGCTCTCCTGATCGCGCTGACCACCATCGGCTTCGGGGTCGTCCTGTGGCTGGCGGACCTCAACGGGAAGAAGGATGGACGCACTCCGTTCGAAGGCATGACGCTCGAGGCAGCGCTTGTGATCGGTCTGGCGCAGGTCCTGGCTTTGATACCCGGCGTCAGCCGGTCGGGCATCACCATGACCGCCGCTCTTTTCCTTGGTTATCGGCGTGATGCGGCGGCACGCTTCTCGCTGCTCCTTTCCATCCCCACAACCGCAGCAGCCGGAACTCTCGTGGGCGTCGACATCTGGAAATCGGGCGACGCCGCTCTGCAGCTCGATGCAGTCGTCGCGTCCGGACTCTCGTTCTTAGCCGCCCTTGCGGCGATCGCCGGACTGATGGCTTGGCTACGCCGATCGACATTTGCGCCCTTCGTGATCTACCGCATCGTGCTCGGCTGCGCTCTTCTGGCTTGGCTGGCATAA